Genomic window (Nymphaea colorata isolate Beijing-Zhang1983 chromosome 1, ASM883128v2, whole genome shotgun sequence):
TTCATACTTGTTTCTTTATTCTCGTGTTCACTGGTATTTGCATTTATATTCTCATCTGGCTGCttgttttttatgtaaaatatgCAAATTGCTTGAAATAATTAGGCAAATTCTATACATACACTGTTCTTCAGGAGAATCATGATTCTGATTTTCATAGCTCTTTCAAGGTGAGGATTATCCACTGTTACTAGCATGTTGGGAGAACTACATCTCCTATTactttttcttggtattgagaaaATGAACGGTTTGTCATCTgtgtttctttcataaatttttattttcttttgtcatgcTTAGTTGCATTATGCTTGCAGGTATTCACATTATAGGAGAATGAGGCATCTTATTGATCAAAATGAGGGGGGTTTGGATGCATTTTCTCGTGGATATGAGAAATTTGGCTAATTAATCAATATGGTGGTCTCTCCATTATAGCTAGGATTGCAAATGGGCTGGACATGGGACAGAATATATGTCAGAGGTTGGGATGAATCAAGACTTGGCAAATAGAAAAGCAACAAAACTTTAAACCAAATCTGGCCTATTTACAAGCCTAATTATGTCCTCTTATATTTCACTTCTCTCTGCCTctcttgccttttcttttttggctaaGAAAGATTGCAGGTGGGCATTGGAAATTCAACCGTTTCTTGCTATTTACCAGTTTGGTTGGCTCATTGTTAGTCTAAGTCAGATGAGTACTTCAGTAGGTCCCATACCGACACGACAAAACTGGTATTTAGACACACCTACATACTTTTTGGATCGAAACTGATCCAAACCTCTTATTTTACTTGATCTTCCTTGTTTGTAACACAGTTTACATTCTGTTTTTGTgagttatttttctttatatattttgtttatttaaatgttgttttcatttttaactttttgaattattttgcatatataaatatacacacCCTGCTGTACTCCCATGCcaacattttctaaagttgccgTATCTGTTCCTGTATCAGCATTTATTTTGGTTTGACCTCATTGGTAGCATTATTTGTAGTCTCTATATTCTGCTTCTAATTATGAGCATGTTGAATTTTTTATCAGGTGGCATTTATGGGAAATTATAGTGAGTACTTTGGATTTGCAACTAATGTAGATGCTGTGGTTTATTTGATGCTTGCTAATGACCTTATACATGGTCTCTTTCCTGAAGCAGTTACTGTTGGTGAAGATGTAAGGGCAGTACTTTCCAATGTTACTATGTCTTTTCCTTTCCGTATTGATTAGCTAGTTAGCATGTGAATATGTTTAGACTAGCTTGGTGCTATACCCACTTTGTCATGCATCTTCATTAATTTGTTATGGGATTATAGCATTATACAGGTCTCTCTAGGAATTGCAATGCATCAAAAAGTGGATGTActtgatgtatattgtgaatctATGAACAAGTCATCAGACGCAATTGTTGTGCTAGCCTTTATAGCAGTAACAGGGAGGGGAAAAAATAAGTTAATATTACTGCTTAGTAATCCATTTCGTCTACTTTTTTCTATGCTAAGGCTTCTGTCATGGATAtggttctttccttttttttttttcaaaatagataTGTAGAAGACTTTATTTATCATATCTCAAAGCTTGTATTTGcttacatattttctttttgtctcaATTTGCAGGTTAGTGGGATGCCAACATTTTGCATTCCTGTGAAGGATGGAGGGGTTGGGTTCGACTATCGCCTTCACATGGCTATTGCAGATAAATGGATTGAGCTCCTCTTAAAGTAAGTGTTGTTGCTTTGATTTTGGTATATCTTTCATATTTATTGGCAAAACTAAGGAATATATGGACAAATAAATTACATACAAACTAATTGTATTGATCAACTTCAAGTTGGCAATAGCCTCTTGATGCAAACTGTTAGACATTTGGATTTTTCTAGGTATAGAGAATCTTCAATTCAATTTCGATGCCTTTCTTGCGGTTTCTGTACCTCAAGGTGAAACAAATGGGTAAAGATTGGTAGTTTGGAAGTTGGAACCCGAAGAATTGATGCCTTAGTTGTTAATAAAGTCAACTGCTGGGGTAGTAACCTATATTCACTGGTTAGATCGTGTGAAATAAAGTTCAATTATGTAATGGGCACACGGAATTACTTCTCTCATCAATGTAATGCTACCAGCTCTTATGTATCTTTTAATCTGCAGAGAAActatttatttcctttttacttCTATTGATGAATAGGCTCCAACTTTGTAGTTCTAGTGCCGGGAGActtgtttcttattttcatcatttatttgttcttttcatttaaacttTTGTGTGGTTGATGTGGAAACTTGACATTTCATGCTACCATTTCCTGGTACAGGAAAAAGGATGAGGAGTGGTTAATGGGTGACATTGTTCACACACTTTCAAATCGAAGATGGCTGGAGAAATGTGTTGCGGATGCAGAGAGTCACGATCAAGCACTTGGTGGTGACAAGACTACTATTGCATTTTGGTTGATGGACAAGGTGTCTTTGGCTgtatttgtttgtgtttttgtttttcactgtGTTTTTGTGAAGCTATTGTTGAGGAAACATCCTAGTTTGGGAGTTTTATATGAcgtaagtttgaaaatttttaaattttgttggagtcttttatgtaaagggttaaacttAACCCTAATAATTATTTAGTCTAATAAAAACGAGCAGCCTAGGCTTGTGTTGAggtaggatatatatatatatatatatgtatatatatgaggaaAACCAGAACATTATCCTGCATCACCACAAGCGTAGGCTGCTCGTTTTTATTAGACTAAATAATTATTAGGGTTAAATTTAACCATTACtccaacaaaatttaaaaattttcaaacttacgTCATATAAAACTCCCAAACTAAGATGTTTCCTCAACAATAGCTTCATAAAAACACAgtgaaaaacacaaacaaactgTAAGAAGTGTTgtatgttttgttattttaccAACTGCAAAATGCAGAAGCTTTAGAAGACAACTTTCACTTCAGAACTATCTTAAGCCAAAGAAATCCATGACTGCACTAAGAGGTAGTTGCCATTTCTTCATCCATTATTGGTAATTGTAATAAAGAGAGTGCAACTAAATGGGTCTTACAAGATATCGAGTATATTCACCTCTTAAACATGGAAACGTTCCGAAAGAGAGGTGCGTACAATTCACGGACACTCTCCAGATGAGGAGCACGATAAATTTCTCTTTTTGCAGACAAAAGCTCCTCTTCCAAGGGTGAAATTCTTAATGGCTTCTGCATTATATGGAGCAAAATCACAAAAACCTACCTAGGGCCAATCATGTTAGTAATCAAGATAAGAACATCCAACATCACATACCTTAGTATTCGAATTGCCACTACGTTTCTTCCCGGTTTGATCCTTCCCTGTAAGGAAACGGCTTATTCCTGCGAAATTACCAGTCGAACTCACTGACGTTCTCTGTGAAGGATATGAACGTTTTCTTTTAGCGGCCAAAGCAGTTGCTTCTGCTCCCAATGTAGGCATTTTCCTTGGCACCATTAAAGGGTTCTCAGTTGGTGTTCCTACCATTTTCGCATTCACGTGGGTAGCAAGTGGTAATGCTGCCTTTTTATGTCTTCCTCTAAGCATTTCTTTTGCATTATCTGGCATCTCAAAATCTCTCTTCACACTCAGAATATTAGAGACTTCACCCTGATCACCCAAAGAAAATAATCTGCTGCTAGATTCGAAGAGACCGACGTCGCCAACGGCTTCAGCAAGTTTTGTAAAATTATCGGGTGGGGAAACTTCTAGAAAACCCATGCTGTCAAATTTTGTGCCCATCTTTTTAGGCAGAGGATTGTTGGTAATCGACAAAGAAGATGAAAGCTCGCTCAAGTAGGGAAACGTATAGAACTGAAGCTCTAGAACGAGAAACACCATGACACCAAACACTACACTGGTCTTTCGTCTGATCCGAACTTTCTTTCTTATCCAATTTGAGATCCCCATCTTTATATACCCTCAAATTATTGGCTCTCCATTGCTTCGAAAACGAAACGAAAGCTTGTCAACAACGCCAAGTAGTTGACAACAACGAGTGTTAAGTAGTCCAAAGTTTATGCATTGCACGAAAAATCGAAATACCCACAACGAATCCAGCAAGAAAAGAATCATAGCAAGATGTTTACATCAGaccaaaaagaagatgattTATGCTGTAAAACAGACACAAGAAAAATCTAGACAGCAGGTTGGCTccttttttccagaaatttcgtcttttttctcatgaaaaagtACCTGTGGCTCCCCAAAAccctcgtcttcttctttccaCTAGATCATGTTGTAGTTTGGTTGTAATCTTACAGACGGGAAGTGCGGGGGTTTCGAGTACATTGTTCCGGCGCCTCTCGTGTCCTTCATTTACACATAAAGCACCTAATTGTTCATAACTTTCGGAAAGCCGCCCAACTTGTCAATTATAACGTTCAGGTGCCGGTTCTTTGAGAGCATGCACCTGTCGACAAGTCTGTGCAGGAAGTAAATTGTTAAGATTGGAAACTAGCCTAGTCCGACTAACTAAGATCCGACATTTACATATATTAGTTTCGGATTACTATTGGATTTCAGGGTCAATGTTTGCAGTACGTGATTTCTAACTCCGATGGAAAATGGCAcactgaatctgaatcaatcTGGTCACTCAATCCTATTTTCTTTACCAAATGCAACTAATCTTATTTGGATTTGCGTCAACCGTCGGATAAAATAATCTTACTCAAATTTGACTATCATCTGTCCAGCATATTCAGATCCATCCTAGTCACCGACAATTAGAATTCAACTAGTTTGTGTTCTAAAGTCGCCATCTATATGGTGGTATGCCAAAGACCAAAGTTATCACTTTTACGATATACCTTTCAATTTGAGTGTTAGTGTTGTGCATACCTTTCAACTTGAGTGTTAGTGTTGTGCATACTGTTATTTGCACTCCAAAAAAGTAACACGTTACTCACGAATACTTGAGTGTTAATGTTATGCATACCGTTATTTGCAGTCCAAAAAAGTAACTCACAAATACTTGAGTGTTAATGTTATGCATACCGTTATTTGCAGTACAAAAAAATAACACTCACGAATACTTGAGTGTTAATATTATGCATACCGTTATTTGCAGTCCAAAAAAATAACACTCACGAATTGTCTGTGCATCCCTCAGGCGGCCAGATATGCTAAACCTAAATATGTGTTCATCAATGAAGTGATTGTTCtatcattttatatatgtagCCTGCACTCCAACACAGTTACATGTATTTATTTACTAAAATAGGAAGACTAGTTAATTAGGGAATTTATGACTCAAAGTAGTAAATTTACGGCCCGCTTCTTGCTCAGAGAATGAAGCCAAAGATTCAATGCCTCGAGTTAGGTAAAGTTTGATTTTGTCATCTTTTCGTTTCTAATAGGAAACATCCCTCGAAATCTTCCCGAAAACAGAAGAAATAAAACCATTCGAAATTTCCCCGATCTCCAGACATACACTCGGCTTCAGTTTGCGCAAGAAGTGGTGCCCAGTCTAGCACTTCACCGACCCCTTTGGCTCtcgatgtttttattttcaatctCCTTTTTTGTTATTCAAGTTCGGCCGATCTCATTCATCGTGCAAATAAAGCATGAAGTTTACTCTCTGAAATATACAGGAAAACAACAAGATATATACAATCTAGAAAAAGGAAGCGATGCAAATAGATTCAATGAGACTGAACATGGCACGGTCTTTGCTGACTGACTTCTTAGCATGCAAGCATAACGCAGGTCCTTTTGAGGCTCCCATCTTCCAATGTCAAAGCTCTGAAACTTCTACCCTTTTATCTGATATAATCGGTTAAACCAAATTGAATGAAGAATCATATGAAATATGTCGTACTTGACAGGCTTTAGATGCCACAGGAAGTGTTTTTGAACTCTTTTCACCCCCGTCTGCAGCATAAGATACTTCTTCTCTGGGATTGACAACAATATTTCCTTCAACTTGGGAATGTCCTTCTCAGGCATAATGACTGAAAAAGCATCCCAATTTAGGACTTCAAAGAAAGGTGGAACGAAATTGTCTGATATAATTACAGGAACACACTCATAGTATATTGCCTCAATGATCCGCGGACTGTTGACCTCGTAACCTCTAGGACAGATGCAGTACTTGCTAGATTTCATGTGTTCTATGTAGGAAAGTTTGCTTGCGACTCCACGGGGCATTGCTCCATAGATTTTCATGCCAGTATCTTTCTTCTCCCAGTGATTAAGCAAAATGGGTCTAAGATAACCATGCATTCGTCCAGCAAAGAAGGCGAGGGTTGACCTTTGAGATGTAGGCTTACCTCCAACATCCCTCAGAGGATTTCGTCCAGAACGAATGTTCGTCTGTGGAAGAGAAACATCTTTACCCAACTTGAAGAAGCCTTGTGAGACATCTGCATTGCATATAGCTTTGATTGCATTCTTTCGAAGTTCACGGTGCAACTTTGTTTCAAATGGTCCCTGAGAATCTAGATGAATCAGAATGATATTTCAAGGAGAATTGCCTCAGGAGGTCAAGAGAAATAACAAGGCTATGTTCAACTGAGCGATAGGGAACAAAGTACATACCCAGTCATGGCAGGCAACAATAAAGTGATCAGCACCTCCAGTTCTATTCCAGAAACGATATTTTCTAGCCAGCATGTCAACGTAGTCTTTTAAGAATACAGCTAAAGGACTTACCCTATGTGAATTAGGTACATACAGTAACTCCCGCATCATGGAGGAACTGTAGGGCAAGTAAAACATGTGAGCTTTTCTTGGGTCCTTGACAACAAATCTTCTGTTCCCTTCCATCTGTTTCATAAACCATCCCTCAGAAGCATAAATGCCCCTGAAAAAGGGTTTGTGGAAAATGGGTTTGCTTCCTTCCTTATAGATATAAACCTTGAACATTTGCTCCATTAGTTCGTAGCTCCTGAAACAAGGACAACAAAGCCCTTATCATCCACATGAAAAAGTCTAGATGCAACTAAATTTCTTTAGGGAAAATAACCATAGTTTCACAGCATACCCTTCGAGGCTTCGAGTATCAGCTATAGATAGGAGGAActtcaaagaagaaaattgcATGTTTAGTTCAACAGCATTTGCAGCGGAAATTTTTTCTAAATCACAATAGGTACCATGGTGCGTGATATTTGAAATTCTAACAGCACACAACTGCGGTTTCGAATTAATGTACCATACTGCAGTAGTTAACTTAtattagacaaaaaaaatcacatagttaTCGTCTACTCTTTGCATACATGAGAAACATTGGTGGAAAACACTGCATAGATTGTCTAAGATTTTTCTAGACGCTCATTAGATGCGGTCATGGTTTCGAAATGTCAATGAGATACAACTAAACATTCAGTTAATCTAGCGCTCTGCAAGTTTAACCGTATATAATTTCATCAGGCAAAGATCGAAAAACCAGAACCGCTTTAGCCATAACAAATGATCCTAAGGCATGAAACTTCAGATATTTCAGTGTCGTGAATATTACATTCTGATGGCTATTCATTACCAAGAATTCATGATGTGAAAAACAATCGGGAATTCTGAATAACCAACGCCAGTTGCAGACGAAGATGTTAGTCATGTACCTCTTGAACATGGAGACATTACGAAATACTGGCGCGTAAAGATCGCGATCGTTTCTTATCATAGGTgcattttgaatttctttccttgCAGATAATAGCTCCTTGTCC
Coding sequences:
- the LOC116246258 gene encoding probable glycosyltransferase At3g07620 isoform X4 is translated as MEHGKLTLVIVILGTLLLVFQSCSISYLSTFCSLFPDSKAHVPITLDIGTPSSEYSAPEVTDFGEINDLSDSDNSNRTFISNDEVEETEVVSMDGGIQEEQRDEGKDVDGKGAATLPAAESSPVVSFKSDEVVGKSNGTLLVNPVVPILSSSMGVRKVELGSEPNTSYALHGGLVITNEPRQKHWMRNKIAESVYRVDWNGIPSGSMRPRWPSPRDKELLSARKEIQNAPMIRNDRDLYAPVFRNVSMFKRSYELMEQMFKVYIYKEGSKPIFHKPFFRGIYASEGWFMKQMEGNRRFVVKDPRKAHMFYLPYSSSMMRELLYVPNSHRVSPLAVFLKDYVDMLARKYRFWNRTGGADHFIVACHDWGPFETKLHRELRKNAIKAICNADVSQGFFKLGKDVSLPQTNIRSGRNPLRDVGGKPTSQRSTLAFFAGRMHGYLRPILLNHWEKKDTGMKIYGAMPRGVASKLSYIEHMKSSKYCICPRGYEVNSPRIIEAIYYECVPVIISDNFVPPFFEVLNWDAFSVIMPEKDIPKLKEILLSIPEKKYLMLQTGVKRVQKHFLWHLKPVKYDIFHMILHSIWFNRLYQIKG
- the LOC116245902 gene encoding 1,4-alpha-glucan-branching enzyme 2, chloroplastic/amyloplastic-like, which translates into the protein MGNYSEYFGFATNVDAVVYLMLANDLIHGLFPEAVTVGEDVSGMPTFCIPVKDGGVGFDYRLHMAIADKWIELLLKKKDEEWLMGDIVHTLSNRRWLEKCVADAESHDQALGGDKTTIAFWLMDKVSLAVFVCVFVFHCVFVKLLLRKHPSLGVLYDVSLKIFKFCWSLLCKGLNLTLIII